The sequence below is a genomic window from Desulfovibrionales bacterium.
GAAAGGATATTATCCTTGGCCTTTTAAATACCTTCATGGGACTTCCCCCGGTGGTGGTCGGGCTTTTCCTGTATCTTCTGCTGTCAAGAAGCGGCCCGCTTGGATTCATGGGATTACTTTATACTCCGTCAGCAATGGTGACAGCCCAGAGCATCCTCGCTTTTCCCATTGTGGCCTCTCTTTGCCACTCGGCTATTGTAAGTGTAGATCCTATTATCAGAC
It includes:
- a CDS encoding ABC transporter permease, whose amino-acid sequence is MDSITEGFIRALFLILTLDRELLDIIFLSLKVSGTALLIATAAGLFTGALVGFKGFPGKDIILGLLNTFMGLPPVVVGLFLYLLLSRSGPLGFMGLLYTPSAMVTAQSILAFPIVASLCHSAIVSVDPIIR